In one Nostoc sp. KVJ3 genomic region, the following are encoded:
- a CDS encoding efflux RND transporter permease subunit, which translates to MNLSEPFIRRPVMTTLVMIGILIFGLMSYFLLPISALPNVEYPFISVSASLPGATPETMASSVAAPLERQFTEIAGLNSFNSTSSTGSTSISLQFDFSRRVEDAAKDVQAAISAAAGQLPAGMPHPPTYRKVNPSVSPVIYLYMYSETQQISTVDEYAEVTVGQPISMIDGVAQVQVFGQQQYAVRVQLDPRELASRGIGLNQVKTAIQQGNVDLPTGSLSDTYKNYTIQANGQLTDAAGYRQLIVTYANGAPVRLQDLGDVIDSEQNVKVSNLYSDRKVTNRHSVVLAVQPQPGANTVNIVDAIQKLLPTLREQVPKSIEMGIMYDRSQTIRASVNDVKFTLVLSICLVVLVIFLFLRDVTATLIPSLALPVAIIGTFAVMYLSGFSLDNISLMALTLSVGFVVDDAIVVLENVVRYREMGESPLDAALKGSREISFTILSMTLSLVAVFIPIMFMSGIIGKLFHEFAVTIAVAILVSGFVSLSLTPMLCSRFLSSSHQQRPNRLYQVLEGGFDLLLRGYDWTLKPVLKYRLMTLIGSGILLLMTVYLFVIVPKGFIPTEDTGQLMANTKAAQDISFDDMRRHQQTVVDIIRKDPNIEAVDSIVGASGPNGSVNGGRITIRLKPRDQRQLSADEIIQELTPKLRRTTGIKTFLRSPPAIPIGGQQTNSTYQFTLQSLNLQDLRQYVPKLVDKVKTLPGLRDVDSDLQLSTPQIEVQVDHNKAATLGITAQQVEQTLSAAYGSSQVSTIYTPNDQFYVILEVKPEFQRDPSALSLLYVQSSTGKQVPLSAIANITQNVGPLTVAHVAQLPSSTISFDTLPGTSLSQATDAIKQAASELLPSTITTSFQGSAQTFQQSFNDLGALLLVSIVVIYLILGILYEDFIHPITILSGLPSAGFGALLTLLIFQVDLNLYSFIGIILLVGIVKKNGIMLVDFAIEAQRKEGKNSFDAIYAACLTRFRPIMMTTMAALIGTLPIALGTGVGSEARRPLGIAIVGGLLFSQILTLYLTPVFYIYMEALRKKLAQTKFQRFSFKSQ; encoded by the coding sequence ATGAACCTTTCAGAACCCTTCATCCGTCGTCCAGTCATGACCACCTTGGTGATGATTGGTATCCTCATCTTCGGCCTAATGAGTTATTTCCTCTTACCCATCAGCGCCCTACCAAACGTTGAATATCCTTTTATTTCTGTCTCAGCTAGTCTCCCTGGTGCTACCCCGGAAACAATGGCATCTTCGGTCGCCGCACCTCTAGAAAGACAGTTTACCGAAATTGCCGGACTCAATTCCTTCAATTCCACCAGTTCAACTGGTAGCACCAGCATCTCCCTACAATTTGACTTTAGCCGCAGAGTGGAAGATGCCGCCAAAGATGTCCAGGCAGCCATCTCAGCCGCCGCCGGACAACTACCCGCCGGTATGCCTCACCCGCCTACCTACCGCAAAGTTAACCCGTCTGTCTCACCTGTTATCTACCTCTATATGTATTCTGAGACACAGCAAATCTCGACGGTAGACGAATACGCAGAGGTAACAGTTGGTCAGCCAATCTCGATGATTGATGGTGTTGCTCAGGTACAGGTATTTGGTCAACAGCAATATGCAGTGCGCGTCCAGCTTGACCCGCGAGAGTTGGCATCAAGGGGAATTGGTCTAAATCAGGTTAAAACTGCAATTCAACAGGGAAATGTTGATTTACCAACCGGCAGTCTCTCTGATACTTACAAGAATTATACGATTCAGGCAAACGGTCAACTCACTGATGCTGCCGGCTATCGTCAACTGATTGTAACTTACGCCAATGGTGCGCCCGTGCGACTCCAGGATTTGGGGGATGTGATCGACAGTGAACAAAACGTCAAAGTCTCAAATTTGTATAGCGATCGCAAGGTGACAAACCGCCATTCCGTTGTTCTCGCTGTGCAGCCACAGCCCGGTGCCAACACGGTAAATATTGTTGATGCTATCCAGAAACTTTTACCTACGCTCCGCGAACAAGTTCCCAAATCCATTGAGATGGGGATTATGTACGATCGCTCCCAAACTATCCGAGCCTCTGTTAACGATGTAAAATTTACCTTAGTTCTCTCGATTTGTCTAGTTGTCTTGGTGATTTTCTTATTCTTGCGTGATGTCACGGCGACACTGATTCCCAGTTTGGCGCTACCTGTAGCCATCATTGGCACTTTTGCCGTGATGTATCTATCGGGCTTCTCCCTAGACAACATCTCACTCATGGCGTTGACCCTTTCTGTGGGCTTTGTGGTGGATGATGCGATCGTGGTGTTGGAAAATGTCGTCCGTTATCGAGAAATGGGCGAATCTCCCTTAGATGCAGCATTGAAGGGATCGAGGGAAATCAGCTTCACAATTTTGTCAATGACCCTCTCCTTGGTGGCGGTGTTCATCCCCATCATGTTTATGAGTGGCATCATCGGTAAATTATTTCATGAATTTGCCGTGACGATCGCAGTGGCAATTTTGGTTTCGGGTTTTGTTTCCCTCAGTCTCACCCCCATGTTGTGTAGTCGTTTCTTAAGTTCATCCCATCAACAAAGACCAAATCGGCTCTATCAAGTCTTAGAAGGGGGATTTGATTTACTCCTGCGGGGATATGATTGGACGCTCAAGCCTGTTTTAAAATACCGCTTGATGACACTGATTGGTTCTGGCATTTTGCTGCTAATGACCGTCTATTTGTTCGTCATCGTTCCCAAAGGATTTATCCCCACCGAAGACACGGGACAACTGATGGCGAACACCAAAGCCGCGCAAGATATTTCTTTTGATGATATGCGGCGTCACCAGCAAACGGTTGTTGATATCATTCGTAAAGACCCCAATATTGAAGCAGTTGACTCCATTGTGGGTGCAAGTGGCCCGAACGGTTCAGTCAACGGGGGACGAATTACCATTCGCCTCAAGCCACGCGATCAACGTCAACTCAGTGCTGACGAAATCATTCAAGAGCTAACCCCCAAGTTAAGACGGACAACTGGGATTAAGACATTCCTCCGCTCTCCGCCAGCTATTCCTATCGGTGGTCAACAAACTAATTCTACTTATCAGTTCACGTTGCAGAGCTTGAATTTACAAGATTTGCGCCAATATGTTCCTAAACTTGTAGATAAGGTCAAAACCCTACCAGGACTGCGGGATGTTGACAGCGATTTACAACTTAGCACTCCCCAAATAGAAGTCCAAGTTGACCACAATAAAGCTGCAACCCTGGGAATTACCGCCCAACAAGTTGAACAAACTCTCAGCGCCGCCTATGGTTCCAGCCAGGTTTCCACTATCTATACCCCAAATGACCAATTTTATGTAATCTTAGAAGTGAAACCGGAGTTTCAGCGAGATCCCAGCGCCTTATCGCTATTATATGTGCAATCGAGTACTGGTAAACAAGTACCCCTGAGTGCGATCGCAAATATCACCCAAAATGTCGGCCCCCTCACTGTCGCTCACGTTGCTCAACTCCCTTCTTCGACGATCTCTTTTGACACGCTCCCAGGAACGTCTCTTAGTCAGGCTACAGATGCCATCAAGCAAGCAGCTAGTGAGTTGCTACCTTCAACAATTACCACCAGTTTTCAGGGTTCAGCCCAAACTTTCCAACAGTCCTTCAACGATTTAGGGGCGCTGTTGTTGGTATCTATTGTAGTTATCTATCTGATTCTCGGTATCCTCTATGAGGATTTCATTCACCCAATCACCATTCTTTCCGGTCTACCTTCGGCGGGTTTTGGCGCATTATTAACGCTGTTGATTTTCCAGGTTGATTTAAATCTTTACTCTTTTATTGGCATCATCCTGCTGGTGGGTATCGTCAAGAAAAACGGCATTATGTTGGTAGATTTTGCCATTGAAGCGCAACGAAAGGAAGGTAAAAATTCCTTTGATGCCATCTATGCAGCTTGCTTGACTCGCTTCCGCCCGATTATGATGACGACAATGGCAGCTTTAATTGGGACATTACCCATTGCTCTAGGGACGGGAGTCGGTTCAGAAGCGCGTCGTCCTTTAGGGATTGCGATCGTTGGTGGATTACTGTTTTCTCAGATATTAACTCTCTATCTGACTCCAGTATTTTACATCTACATGGAGGCATTACGGAAAAAGCTTGCCCAAACTAAATTTCAGCGCTTTTCTTTCAAAAGCCAGTAA
- a CDS encoding efflux RND transporter permease subunit — MNLSEPFIRRPIMTTLVMTAILIFGFMSYRLLSISDLPSVDYPTIQVSASRPGASPETMAASVARPLEKQFSSIAGLDSLNSTSTLGQTQITLQFNLSRNIDDAAQDVEAAISGASGQIATDLPNPPTYSKVNPADQPILYLYLDSPTLPLSQVDNYAETYLAQKLSTISGVAQVAVYGSQKYAARIQLDPQQLATRQIGLDQVATAIQQGNVNLPTGSLSGNHKNFTVQTNGQLEDAAAYRQLIVSYKDGMPIYLNQLGRIIDSVENDKVASWYNNTRAIILTIQRQPGTNTVQVVDTIKNLLPKLREQIPASVEIGVLYDASQSIRDSVDDVRFTLILTIALVILVIFIFLRNLSATVIPSLALPVSLIGTFAVMYLLHYSLDNLSLMALTLSVGFVVDDAIVMLENIVRHMEMGESPLEAALNGSREIGFTILSMTLSLVAVFIPMLFMSEVLGRLFHEFAVTIAVAILVSGFVSLSLTPMLCSRFLRPVDHANQSRLYQASEYVFDRFLGLYDWSLKKVLKYHLTTMILSVFLLAVTVGLLVVVPKGFIPSEDTGQITGITQAAEDASFDNLVQHQQTVANLIRQNPNVDAVNSNIGAGSSASGGGAAVAANSGSLFIRLKPRSQRQLSADEIIQELRTQLATVPGIQVFLQNPPAIPIGAQQSTGLYQVALQSSDVKPLQEYVPQLVLKMKEMTELQDVNSDLQFASKIQIDIDRDKASTYGITAQTIENTLRSAYGSYQVSTIYAATNEYQVILELAPQYQQDINALLTLYINSSTGVAVPLKTFAKLSQGVSPLMVNHNGRMNAATISFNLAPGVSLGNANEEIQKLIDRVIPASISTSFQGASQVFQSSLPSLGLLLAIAILVIYLILGVLYEDFIHPITILSGLPSAGFGALLTLMIFHVELNVYSFIGIILLVGIVKKNGIMMVDFAIVAQREEGKKPSEAIYQACLVRFRPIMMTTMAALMGTLPIAIGFGAGSESRRPLGIAVVGGLVFSQILTLYLTPVFYIYMESWREKLSRVKFRRVFSFTGGRS; from the coding sequence ATGAACCTTTCAGAACCATTTATCCGTCGCCCCATCATGACAACTCTGGTGATGACGGCAATTTTGATCTTCGGTTTCATGAGTTATCGCTTGCTGTCAATCAGCGATTTACCCAGCGTAGATTATCCCACAATTCAGGTCAGCGCCTCCCGACCAGGAGCTAGCCCCGAAACGATGGCAGCATCGGTTGCCCGTCCTTTAGAGAAGCAATTTTCTAGCATTGCTGGACTCGATTCGCTCAACTCAACTAGCACTCTGGGACAGACTCAAATTACCCTGCAATTCAACTTGAGCCGCAATATTGATGATGCGGCGCAGGATGTGGAAGCAGCGATATCGGGAGCATCCGGGCAAATTGCGACTGATTTACCCAATCCTCCCACCTACAGCAAAGTTAACCCCGCCGATCAGCCGATTCTTTACCTTTATTTAGACTCTCCCACTCTGCCCCTTTCTCAGGTAGATAATTATGCCGAGACTTATTTGGCGCAAAAGCTATCTACAATTAGTGGGGTAGCACAGGTAGCCGTCTATGGTTCGCAAAAGTATGCGGCTCGAATTCAACTCGATCCCCAGCAATTGGCTACGCGACAAATTGGGTTAGATCAGGTGGCGACGGCGATTCAACAGGGTAACGTCAATTTACCTACCGGCAGTCTTTCGGGAAATCATAAGAATTTTACAGTCCAGACTAATGGGCAACTTGAAGATGCGGCTGCTTATCGCCAGTTGATTGTCTCTTATAAAGATGGAATGCCTATCTATCTCAATCAACTGGGTAGAATTATTGACAGTGTAGAAAATGACAAAGTAGCAAGTTGGTACAACAATACCCGCGCCATTATTCTTACCATTCAAAGACAGCCTGGAACCAATACGGTACAAGTCGTAGACACAATTAAGAATTTGCTGCCGAAGTTACGAGAGCAGATTCCGGCATCTGTGGAAATTGGGGTTCTCTATGATGCATCCCAATCGATTCGAGATTCAGTAGATGATGTTAGATTTACGTTGATTTTGACGATCGCTCTCGTTATCTTAGTAATTTTCATATTTTTACGGAACCTCTCGGCGACGGTGATTCCCAGTTTGGCATTACCTGTTTCGCTGATTGGTACTTTTGCGGTGATGTATTTGCTGCACTACTCACTAGATAACCTATCACTGATGGCGTTGACCCTTTCAGTGGGCTTCGTTGTGGATGATGCGATCGTCATGCTAGAAAATATCGTCCGTCACATGGAAATGGGGGAAAGTCCCCTAGAAGCGGCGTTGAATGGGTCGAGAGAAATTGGTTTTACCATCCTATCGATGACCCTTTCCTTAGTTGCAGTCTTCATTCCCATGTTGTTCATGAGTGAAGTGCTGGGACGATTATTTCATGAATTTGCTGTAACGATCGCAGTTGCAATTCTCGTCTCTGGTTTTGTGTCTTTGAGTCTGACTCCGATGTTGTGCAGCCGTTTTCTGCGTCCTGTAGATCATGCTAATCAAAGTCGGTTATATCAAGCTTCCGAATATGTCTTTGATCGCTTCCTGGGTTTGTACGATTGGAGTCTGAAAAAAGTCTTAAAATATCACCTCACCACGATGATTTTATCCGTCTTTTTATTGGCGGTGACAGTTGGGCTATTGGTGGTAGTTCCCAAAGGCTTTATTCCTAGCGAAGATACCGGACAAATTACAGGTATTACCCAAGCAGCCGAAGATGCATCCTTTGATAATCTTGTCCAGCATCAGCAGACAGTTGCTAACCTGATTCGCCAAAACCCAAATGTCGATGCAGTCAACTCCAATATTGGCGCGGGATCTAGTGCTAGTGGCGGTGGGGCAGCAGTTGCAGCCAATTCCGGCAGTTTGTTCATTCGGTTAAAACCGCGATCGCAGCGCCAGCTTAGTGCTGATGAAATCATTCAAGAGTTGCGAACCCAACTCGCCACTGTTCCAGGCATCCAAGTATTCTTACAAAATCCCCCAGCGATACCGATTGGCGCTCAACAAAGTACGGGACTTTATCAAGTTGCACTTCAGAGTTCGGATGTCAAGCCCTTACAAGAATATGTTCCCCAACTTGTTCTCAAGATGAAGGAGATGACAGAACTCCAGGATGTCAACAGCGATTTACAATTTGCTTCCAAAATTCAAATTGACATTGACCGCGATAAAGCCTCAACTTATGGGATTACCGCCCAAACAATTGAAAATACCCTGAGAAGTGCTTATGGCTCTTACCAAGTGTCAACTATCTATGCAGCTACCAATGAGTATCAGGTAATTTTGGAATTAGCACCCCAGTATCAGCAGGATATCAATGCTCTGCTGACATTGTATATTAACTCCAGCACTGGAGTAGCAGTACCTCTCAAGACATTCGCCAAACTGTCTCAGGGAGTCAGCCCGTTAATGGTCAATCATAACGGTCGGATGAACGCCGCCACCATTTCCTTTAACCTGGCCCCCGGTGTATCCTTGGGAAATGCCAACGAAGAGATTCAAAAACTGATCGATCGGGTGATTCCTGCCAGCATTAGCACCAGCTTTCAGGGTGCAAGCCAGGTATTTCAAAGTTCACTGCCGAGTTTGGGTTTATTGTTAGCGATCGCTATTCTCGTAATTTATCTTATCCTGGGCGTTCTCTACGAAGATTTCATTCACCCAATTACAATTCTTTCCGGTTTGCCCTCAGCAGGATTTGGCGCATTATTAACGCTGATGATATTCCACGTGGAACTGAATGTTTACTCCTTCATCGGCATAATTCTCTTAGTGGGCATCGTCAAGAAAAACGGGATTATGATGGTGGATTTTGCAATTGTTGCCCAGCGAGAAGAAGGGAAAAAACCGTCTGAAGCGATTTATCAAGCCTGTTTGGTGCGCTTCCGCCCAATTATGATGACCACAATGGCAGCATTAATGGGAACCTTGCCTATTGCGATCGGATTTGGGGCTGGTTCCGAATCTCGCCGTCCTTTAGGGATTGCAGTTGTGGGGGGACTGGTATTTTCTCAGATATTGACCCTGTATTTAACACCCGTGTTCTATATATATATGGAATCATGGCGGGAAAAACTCAGTCGAGTTAAGTTTCGGCGGGTATTTTCATTTACAGGGGGGCGATCGTGA
- a CDS encoding efflux RND transporter periplasmic adaptor subunit: MNNEIVNERLTENSVKSKLPRSPKKITWVILGVLLLGGLVFLGIHAGAAKTEKGGKSARNKQQVTPVTVAMVTQKTVPIQLQAIGNVQSGSTVSITPEATGRIIGVYFKKGQDVKKGQLLFTLDDRSQAAAIQQAEGIVAKDQASVQQARDGLTRDLGQVDQARATLIKDQASVRQAQATVGKDQAQVDFAQGQSDRYGALYKKGAISLDTAQQYVANIRTAQATLQADREAIANVQAVLKSDQVALANAQAVVKGDQAAIANAQAVVRSDQGALDNTKVQLSYAKIYAPINGRAGNILVTQGNVVQANSTTPLVTLTQIRPIQVAFSVPETNLPQVQKYMQNGKLKVDVTFPNDQAHSVPGTLTFVNNTVDNTTGTIQLIGDFDNAQGYLFPGQFVNATLTLTEEPNATVVPSQAVQNGPDGQFVFVVKPDMTVENVPVTVSSTINGLDVIEKGPQPGDKIVTDGQANLVTGSKIRVKTAGNNNSNADGNSSKSGRGSRREQGGEPSKSGGGDS, from the coding sequence ATGAACAATGAAATTGTTAATGAGCGTTTGACTGAGAATAGTGTGAAATCGAAGTTACCGCGATCGCCAAAAAAGATTACTTGGGTAATTTTAGGTGTGCTGTTGCTGGGTGGGCTAGTTTTTTTGGGTATCCATGCGGGTGCAGCCAAGACAGAGAAAGGTGGAAAATCTGCCCGTAATAAGCAGCAAGTAACACCTGTAACTGTAGCAATGGTGACACAAAAAACAGTTCCCATACAATTGCAGGCCATCGGCAACGTGCAATCGGGATCTACGGTATCGATTACGCCCGAAGCCACTGGCCGGATTATTGGAGTTTATTTCAAGAAAGGTCAAGATGTGAAAAAGGGACAACTTTTGTTTACCTTGGATGACCGATCGCAAGCTGCTGCAATCCAGCAAGCTGAAGGAATTGTCGCTAAAGACCAAGCCTCGGTACAACAAGCTAGAGATGGATTAACTAGAGATTTGGGTCAAGTAGACCAAGCGAGAGCCACTTTAATCAAAGACCAAGCCTCTGTGCGACAAGCCCAGGCGACTGTGGGTAAGGATCAAGCACAAGTAGATTTTGCCCAGGGACAGAGCGATCGCTATGGTGCATTGTATAAGAAGGGCGCAATCAGTTTGGATACAGCCCAGCAATACGTTGCCAACATCCGCACCGCTCAAGCAACCCTACAAGCAGATCGAGAAGCGATCGCTAATGTTCAGGCTGTTTTGAAAAGCGATCAAGTGGCGCTGGCTAATGCTCAAGCTGTTGTCAAGGGCGATCAAGCTGCGATCGCTAATGCTCAAGCTGTTGTCCGTTCTGACCAGGGAGCATTAGACAATACCAAAGTGCAATTATCTTACGCCAAAATTTATGCGCCTATTAATGGTCGCGCGGGCAATATTCTGGTGACTCAGGGCAATGTGGTGCAAGCTAACAGCACGACTCCTCTTGTGACTCTGACCCAAATTCGCCCGATTCAAGTTGCTTTTTCCGTTCCTGAAACAAATCTGCCCCAGGTACAAAAGTATATGCAGAATGGCAAGCTGAAGGTAGATGTAACCTTTCCCAACGATCAAGCTCATTCAGTACCAGGTACTTTGACGTTTGTCAACAATACGGTAGATAACACTACAGGGACTATTCAACTAATTGGCGACTTTGATAACGCTCAAGGATATTTGTTTCCCGGTCAATTTGTGAATGCAACGCTAACATTGACCGAAGAACCGAATGCCACGGTTGTACCCTCCCAAGCCGTGCAGAATGGCCCGGATGGTCAGTTTGTCTTTGTAGTTAAGCCAGATATGACGGTGGAAAATGTGCCAGTTACAGTTAGCAGCACCATTAATGGACTAGATGTGATTGAGAAAGGGCCGCAACCAGGCGATAAAATTGTCACCGATGGGCAAGCGAATCTTGTCACGGGCAGTAAAATCCGCGTCAAAACAGCCGGCAATAATAACTCAAATGCAGATGGAAATTCCTCGAAGTCAGGAAGAGGGAGCAGAAGGGAGCAGGGGGGAGAACCTTCTAAGTCAGGGGGAGGTGATTCATGA
- a CDS encoding RNA polymerase sigma factor, RpoD/SigA family, with product MSNLKLLETKASNISKSSSPPTDTVRSYLQEIGRIPLLTHEQEVFFAQQIQQMMTILAESKKLAVELKRPPTLPEWANWMQLSEQTLLQQLDEGKKAKQKMITSNLRLVVSIAKQYQRRNLELMDLVQEGTLGLERGVEKFNPALGYKFSTYAYWWIRQGITRAIAQQGRAIRLPIHINEKLNKIKRVQRELCQKLGRVPTSTEIGDVLSLEPSQIREFILLARQTISLDIRVGADKEVELQDLIEDWRYSSNGYYTQESLNQEMEILFSKLPQQQQEILNLHFGLIDGQKLSLEQIGQRMGMSRERVRQIEKQALNLLQQQLSKY from the coding sequence ATGAGTAACTTAAAACTTCTAGAGACTAAAGCTAGCAACATCAGCAAATCATCCTCCCCTCCAACTGATACAGTCCGTAGCTATCTTCAAGAAATTGGCCGGATACCTCTGTTAACCCATGAGCAAGAAGTTTTTTTTGCCCAACAAATTCAGCAGATGATGACAATACTTGCTGAATCAAAAAAACTAGCTGTCGAATTAAAGCGCCCACCGACGCTACCAGAATGGGCTAACTGGATGCAGTTAAGCGAACAAACACTACTTCAGCAGCTAGATGAAGGGAAAAAAGCCAAGCAGAAAATGATCACGTCTAATCTCCGGCTTGTGGTTTCAATTGCCAAGCAATATCAAAGACGTAACTTAGAGTTGATGGACTTAGTTCAAGAAGGTACTTTGGGTTTGGAGAGAGGAGTTGAGAAATTCAATCCGGCTCTAGGATACAAGTTCTCAACCTACGCTTATTGGTGGATTCGTCAAGGAATTACTAGAGCGATCGCCCAGCAAGGACGCGCGATTCGATTACCCATTCACATCAATGAAAAGTTAAACAAAATTAAGCGGGTGCAGCGGGAGTTATGTCAAAAACTGGGTCGCGTTCCCACCAGTACAGAAATTGGTGATGTACTTTCTTTGGAGCCTAGTCAAATTCGAGAATTTATCCTTTTAGCTCGTCAAACTATCTCTTTAGATATTAGAGTTGGAGCAGATAAAGAGGTAGAATTGCAAGACTTGATAGAAGACTGGAGATATTCTTCTAATGGCTATTATACCCAGGAATCTCTCAATCAAGAAATGGAAATCTTATTTTCAAAATTACCTCAGCAACAACAAGAAATATTAAATTTGCACTTTGGTTTGATAGACGGACAAAAACTTTCTCTAGAACAAATTGGTCAGCGTATGGGTATGAGTCGAGAACGAGTCCGGCAGATAGAAAAACAAGCTCTAAATCTTTTACAGCAGCAGTTAAGTAAATATTGA
- a CDS encoding S41 family peptidase, whose protein sequence is MLKQKLIVKIELALIAAILTGCSLYASKALGKTQPSPQKLVDEVWQILDKNYVDVSFNHQDWKAIRQQYLSRSYSSKKEAYGAIQEMVAKLGDRYTEFYDPQEFKALNSDLSGNVTGVGLELGENEKTKALTVIAPIQGTPAFKAGILPGDLIVQINGEITQGMKIEDAVKRIVGPVGTKVVLTIQRGSQSQTFKLTRANIAIHPVTYNAQTIPAGKIGYIQLPQFTETAPQEMHRAIEALEKQQVQGYVLDLRSDPGGLLDASLEIASMWLKQGAIVSLVNRDQVKDSYNATGHPLTNKPLVILVDKGSASASEILAGALQDDNRATLVGTYTFGKGLVQSVEPLEDGSALKLTIAKYYTPKGRDINHVGIAPDITVALTEAQQQALVENRTLGTLADPQYASAVADLSKLIQSGANHLSLQRGK, encoded by the coding sequence ATGCTTAAACAAAAATTGATCGTCAAGATAGAACTCGCACTCATCGCAGCAATCTTGACAGGGTGTAGTCTCTACGCTTCCAAAGCTTTAGGTAAAACCCAACCTAGCCCCCAAAAACTGGTGGATGAAGTGTGGCAAATCCTAGATAAAAATTATGTTGATGTTAGCTTTAATCATCAAGATTGGAAAGCAATTCGACAGCAATATCTTAGCCGCTCCTATAGTTCTAAGAAAGAGGCTTATGGCGCGATTCAAGAAATGGTGGCTAAATTAGGCGATCGCTACACCGAGTTTTACGACCCCCAAGAATTTAAAGCCCTAAATAGCGATCTTTCTGGTAACGTCACTGGTGTAGGGCTGGAACTGGGAGAGAATGAAAAAACTAAAGCCTTAACCGTTATCGCCCCGATTCAAGGTACACCTGCTTTTAAAGCGGGTATTTTGCCGGGTGATTTAATTGTCCAGATTAACGGTGAAATAACTCAGGGAATGAAAATTGAGGATGCGGTTAAGCGAATTGTGGGCCCGGTGGGAACCAAGGTAGTACTCACGATTCAACGGGGTAGCCAATCGCAAACTTTTAAACTTACCCGCGCTAATATTGCAATCCATCCTGTGACTTATAACGCTCAAACAATACCAGCCGGTAAAATTGGTTACATCCAGTTGCCACAATTTACAGAAACGGCTCCCCAAGAGATGCATCGAGCAATTGAAGCATTAGAAAAACAGCAGGTGCAGGGCTACGTTTTGGATTTGCGTTCCGATCCGGGCGGGTTGCTGGATGCGAGTTTGGAAATTGCCAGTATGTGGTTGAAGCAAGGAGCGATCGTATCTTTGGTAAATCGAGATCAAGTTAAAGATAGCTACAATGCGACGGGACATCCTCTAACCAACAAACCCTTAGTGATATTGGTGGATAAAGGATCTGCCAGCGCTAGCGAAATTCTAGCAGGAGCGCTGCAAGATGACAATCGCGCCACCTTAGTCGGGACTTACACCTTTGGTAAGGGTTTAGTTCAATCTGTAGAGCCTCTAGAGGATGGTTCGGCGCTGAAACTAACGATCGCTAAATACTACACACCAAAAGGTCGAGATATCAATCATGTTGGCATTGCACCAGATATTACTGTGGCGTTAACCGAGGCACAACAGCAAGCGTTAGTAGAAAACCGAACCTTGGGAACATTAGCCGATCCTCAGTATGCTAGCGCTGTTGCAGACTTGAGCAAATTGATTCAGTCTGGAGCTAATCATCTGAGTTTACAGCGTGGAAAATAA